From Arachis hypogaea cultivar Tifrunner chromosome 3, arahy.Tifrunner.gnm2.J5K5, whole genome shotgun sequence:
GGATGCGGCGAGCGAACCGGATAGGGGCGAACCCACCGGGGGGCGGACCGTCCTGAAGGACCGGCATGTCCTTCACGCTCGCCATGCCCGGCTTCTTCCTTATCATAGCCTCCGTCATCTTTGCTactggtggtggtagtggtgatTCTCGTGCCTGCAATGtgcgaaagaagaagaagaagaaggaaaacacTGGCAAATACGAAAATGGTTCGTGTGGTCAGTGATGGACCAACATGGGTTGGATTTCGGGTTTTCAAGATTGGGCCGGGTTTGTGCTTATTCCTAGTAAAATTCCAAAATGGTTACTAAACTTTCTAAGAAGccctgacccaaaaaaaaaaagagaggctaAACTCAAATGAAAAATTTCCAGACAAGCACATCAGTAATTATTAGTTGTACTTATCGTAttgacgaaaaaaaaaaaaaaagttgtactTATCGTGGTAGCACAAGAAGAAAATGAATTCAGCTATTTcaaaatatttagttatttatgtACTGCATACTCAACGAGAATGGGAGAAGAAGAGAGCGGGAGTTAGTGTTTTGAGGACGAAACACAGAGAGGATGGCGGCCATACCGTCGAAAGAGATAAAGAACAGTGGATGAGGGTGCATCCAGTGCCAAAGAGGATTTTTTACGagagaatttttcaaagtctacAAATGTCTAAAGTCATTGGTCCAGAGAAATCAAAGACCTTTGCATTTGCAGAATCTCTAGCTGGGTATAGTATAGTGACAGTGGTGGGCAAGCAGGGCGATCTCCAATCCGTGTGTAAACTTCACTGAAGAAGCCAAGTGGCAGAGCCTTATCGAGAGATTTTGGTGATCAAGGTTCTTGATAAAAATTATAGTTACACAACTCTTCCACACAAGTTTCGGATGGTTTGGCGCATCAAAGGTGGCTTTGATTTGCTTGATGTGGGGCTTGGGTATTTCATGGTAAAATTCGATGTAGGTGAAGATCATGAGAAGGTCATGCTTGGTGGCTGTAAAATCGTGGGATATAGATTTCCGGCCATGTGAGCAATCCTTCGGGTCTACGCTTGTATGGGTTCGGATTTCGGGGCTCCCAATCTGGTGCTATCAAGAACAGGCCATGATGTTTATTACTTCTGTAATAGGAGTCCCCATCAAAGTGGACCTAACCACTAAGTTGACTGAGAGAGGACGATATGTCCAAGCATGTGTTCAAATAAATTTAGGACTGCCGGTGAGCATATCATATGCGTAACTCATGTAGTGGAGtatgaaagtttaaatttaatttgtaagGCTAGCCAGGAAAGGGAGATTGCTTAATAAGGTGGGCAGACTCTGTTTGCTCAATTCGGTAGTGACAACGATTCCTACTTACCGCATGCAAGTATCTCTCTTCCCTGAAGGGATAACTAATAAGATAGAATCCATTATGCAAAACTTTCTATGAAAGGGTCAAGCTGATGGTAGAGGCCTGAATCTAGTTAACTGGAAGGTGTTGGTCACTCCTAAGAAGTTTGGGGGTTTGGAAATTAGAGATCATTTTTGTGCTAATATTGCTCTTCTTAAAAAGCTAGTTTGACAACCTTTTCACCATCCTGACAAGCTACGGGTTCAACTGTTGACGGAAAAATAccattcttctaaggatgattgtCTCAGTCGGTCTCGAGGAAGGGGGATCTTATAtttggaagagtatatgtcgagTTTGGAATATCCTGAAGGAAAGTTTTATTTAGTGCATTGGAAATTTGGAacagaacttttggttttctaaatgaaGAAGAGAGGGCGCGACTGTGtcatgagatggattatgttcacatttctgattcggatttcaggatcttggacctttggtcatctggacagtggaaccttgagaatatctattctcctcTATATCAGTCTCTGTAGAGCAACATTAACTCTTACAACCCGGATGTTCAAGCTGGTTCAGGGGTCGGTTGGTGTTGGACTCGTGCGACTTCAAAGGTTTATGATACTCGTAGTGTTTATTTGTGACTCAACaagaagatgtttagttgggaggataggggtaaatgggtaattggctttggctttggtgTCAACCTGTTCTggaaaagcacaaatttttggccTGGCTATGTCTTTGGGAGGCTCTTACTACTGCTGCATTTCGTTTTAGGAGGAACATTTCACACATGGATAGCTGTCCACGATATTTTTCAggtcaagaatcaattttacatTGCATTCGTGATTGTCCAAAAGCCCAGCTATTTGGCAAGCTTTGGGGAATCTCCGGTCAACTAGTGGATTTTATGAGTTGGTTCGTACATAATAGCAAACAGTGtccctttagattcttttctggttTCTGATGGATTTGGCGTTCGAGGaataacgagatctttcatcctcacgagGATTGGACCACAAACAATGTGACTAGTATGACTTTGTCCTTGGAAAAGGAGCTCCagaatatttttgagttgcaacgactCTCTATCCCCTCCACCATTAGTGGTTCTTGGATTCTCCTtcagtgggtacctttaagattaattgtgatgctagctatccttGCAATGGTGCTcgggttggttttgcttgtgttagcagagattaGAAGGGAAGGTGCCAATGAGgctgtctgggaacaattgagagtcgtagcattttgcaaggaAAGTTGTTTACTATTTGGAGAGACCTTCTTTTAGCATGAGATTCGGGACAAAtagacattatatgtgagacatattgtcaataatttacaggATTGTTCTGGTTTTATTGATCATTTGGTGTTAAAAATATGAGATTTCATGTCTTGGAAATAGCATGCTGATCTCCGGTTGATTTTGAGAGATACAAACACAGTAGCAAACATCATGAcaaagactgcaatgaggacACTTTCTCAAGTAGAACTTTCGTTgccttaaaaaaaatttgagagtaATATTTAACGGAACTGTCtttctcaaataattttttattttttttctttctttgtcattgtttgttttctttgtaagttaccaaaaaaaatttagttatttactaACAATGAATGCTATGGTGCCTAAAACATGGTGCTTAACttattaaaaaagacaaaaaaataatatttaataaattttaaatattttatatttactttatacattttattttttacttataaaaataacttaggCAATTACCATAGAATCCACCTTTACTATATTGATcagaatttattttagtttaaattttgttTCGTCACTGAACCCTAACTACAGCTTCAGCAGTTGCTGCTTTAGAGTGCAGAGAGAACTATCGTTGCGATCTCCTCCTCCAATGGCGGTGAGTAACTTTCTCTGTTCGAACTCGCGCGATTCTTTTAAACCTTCCGTTGTTGCTTACTTTAAAAAACTCTTGTTTTTTGAGTTTTGCAGACTATACCAGTGAATCCGAAGCCTTTCTTGAACAATTTGACTGGGAAACAAGTTATTGTCAAATTGAAGTGGGGAATGGAATACAAAGGTAttatcttctttctctctttcaatTTTCTTCTGTTGTCGAAAATACCTGAAAGGTTGAAATGGAAAATCAAGTTGCAGAAACTTCATAAAACTAGGAGTTGTTTTATCAGTTCGTtcgtttcttttttattatttagattttAATCATCTAGTGGCTATGGTCTTTCTTTTCCAGGTTATCTAGTCTCTGTTGATTCCTATATGAATTTGCAGGTGCACTTTCTAAATCATTCCGTAGATGTTTGTTTGCTCTTGTTAGGGTTCTTGTTTGCCTAGCTATTGACATTGCTTTTCGTGTTTATGGATCTCTCTCTAGCTGGCTAATACCGAAGAATACATTGAGGGACAATTTACAGGAAACTTGGGAGAAATTTTAATCAGGTATGTGTTTTATCCAGATTTTGTATGTGTGGATGCATTCTATATAAATTTTCTATGGTTATGACTATGTCATGAGAATGAAATTGTTGTCTGCATTAGAAGCAATTCTTGTTCTTACCATCTGATTTCTAGCATTTTACGCACATATTTAGACATGATAACATGGTATGGACATTGttaattaaattgttatttcaaGATTGCTTACCTAACCAATGTGGCATTTGTACATTTAGAAGATTTGGGAATTTGATCCAGAATTTGAGTATCGGAGTTAAACCTATTGTAGGGGGAAAACTTTCTTTTAGcaagtttattttatttggttGCAGTGACCTCTTTGATTAGTTTGTGAATAAATTTCTTAGACGAactaattatgttttttttactgttttgtaTTTCTAGATGCAACAATGTTCTTTACCTTCGAGGTGTGCCTGAAGATGAAGAAATAGATGCTGCTGCAGAAGACTAGAATGATGAAAGCATCTCAGTGTAATAACATCATTAGACCTCTTAGATTCAGGTTGTGTATTTACGTGTGGATATTTGGGCCAATGGTAATCATCATTTATAATGTTACATTAGAAAGTATATTAACAGGTGGTTACTCCAATGAAGACATTATATGAAGATGTCTTTCTTTATGGAAGTAACCACCATATTAACATTGTGGAGCTCAGTTGAGACTTGAAAATGTCATTAATATCGTATTCAATCCATGCATCATTCAATGGTTCagttctttttaaattattttttgaacaagtatctTACAAAAAATAAGAAGAGCTATTtggtttattatatatatgcagaTGAGCGTTAATTTTTTGGTTGATTCAAATTACTATTCTTTAGACCCAGAAAAAAAATTGAACCTAAAAGTGAATTTATTCAAGCCAACGAATATACTTAAATGCGAACTGTTTAATCTGTCTATTCAAAAACCACCAAGATGAATTAAGGCACACAACAAAAGAGGTCCGGTTTACACGGGGAACATCATAGTTTCGAAGCTGCTAACATGAAAAGACAGACATAAGAGGGAGCTGCATTTCAAAGAAAATGTCAATGACGTTTCTTCCCTGTAGCTCTTTCCCAAGCCTGCAAAACATGATTCACAATGTCTTGCACCCCAACCTTATGCTTCACCTGCACAAAATGGAAAACGAGCTTTAACGGAGGGAGacactaaaatttgaaaaagattacaATCTTCCGTAATATAAACCAATACGTCAACCTTGACGGAGTTTCATAAATCAACGACGAAATCAGATAATGAGATAAGAACATGTTCGATTAACATATTACATATTCACGTCTTCGAGATTAGGCATTCACTTTGTATTAACggattcttttttatttctggCTAACTGCAATCAAATGCAGGGTACTTTTTCTCTCTTAACCTGTTTTGCACTCCAAGCAAAGGGTTTAATGTGTGAAAAAGAGgacattcattttttttttgggaaaggTGATACTTCTTTTCCAACTTCATTAATCGTTTTAATTCCTTTTGGAGTTAATATTCAATTAGACCCTTTGAAATTTGAAGTCGGATTCAATTTGAGTCTTAAAATTTCAATGGACTCAAATTGGACCCCGAAATTTATAATCGTAACTCACATTAACCCTTGAGCTAATCCCCGTTAACGATGTGTTGATTTGGTACATTAACTTATTGTGATTTGGATTTCTCACCCAGGTTCCATGTGATCAAGATTTGAGTTCCAAAACCTTGATTGTTGCTCCCAAAGcggtaaaatttttaaattgaacttGTTATTATCGTCTTCACGAGAATGTTCTGAAGCCGATCAAACTTCTAGGAGGTCTAGTAGGTCTTAGTCACATGGAATAAGTAAGGAGTCCAAATCTTAACAAGTTAACGTGCAAAATCAATATGCCATTTACAGAAATCAGCTCAGGGGCTAACGTGAGTTACTATTGTAAATTTTGGGGGCTAAATTGAGTCAATTATaatttttggggttaatttgagTTCGACCTCAAATTTCAGAGGTCAAATTGAATATTAACTCAATTTGTTTTACTTAGTCGCTAATACAAAGAAGAGCTAGAGTGAAATTGATTCAGAGACAGTTGTGAAACCTAGTATATACCATCCAAACAAAATCAATATGCTAGCATTTGTTTCATGAACAAAACTATCCAGTAAGTTGTAGCTATGATTTATAACGCCACAAAGGgtgcaagaattaaaagaaaaagaaaattaacaaggcaGATCTAAGTAAAATTAACACTAATTACCCAAATAAACAATGAAGTTAACTAACCTGTGCAAAGACAAATGGCCCCCCATCTCTCATCCGAAGAGCATCCTTTTCCATGACTGCCAAATCAGCTCCAATGGCTGCTGCAAGGTCAGTCTTGTTTATCACCTGGAATTGTCATGTCCAATCAGTTCCATAATCACATTTGAAAATTCACACATGAAGAAAATATATATCAATCAGTTTGGGTGCTAGTTCAACAGACATGCATATCACTTACAAGGAGATCAGCCTGTGTGATTCCAGGACCACCTTTCCGAGGAATTTTATCGCCACCAGATACATCTATTATGTAAATGATATAGTCAGCCAGTTCCCTGCTGAAATTGGCAGCCAGATTATCTGCAGAAGAAGTTCAGTGagcatccaaatttttttttattgagctCAACTTCTAAGGTGATGAAATATATATGTGTAATATGATATATAACAAGCAATCTTGTTAAAGAAAACATTTAGCCCTATTCAAAGTATAGCTAACAATTATTCATGGAAAAAATACCTCCTCCAGATTCACATAGAAGTATATCTGCTTTGTATAAGTTTGAAAGCTCTTCCAATGGTCCAAGATTAATACTGATGTCCTCCCTAATCGCGGCATGCGGGCAGCCCCCAGTTTCTACAGCACGTATCCTTTCCTCAGGAAGAGCTTTGTGCTTCACCAAGAACTcaccatcttctttagtgaatatATCATTTGTCACCTGAAAACAAATGTAATTTCCAAAATGGTAAAAGAAAATGCATCATACAGTAAAACCAAGAACATGATAATATATTGTAGAAGAAAATTGTATATCTTTATAAGTTTGAAAACACTACAAGTTTTACTATCTCAATGTCTCGTCCTAGTAATAATTTGaggataattttttgaaaaacaaaggtctcacagagaaaacaaacaaagaaattaTGTATGAACTGTGTAAAAAACTGTCTACAAGATCAAATAATGACTTGAATGCCAAAATTTCATTACACTTACAGCAGCAAGACTGTAGTTATCTCGAAGATGTTCACAGAGTGCCAACATTAATGCTGTTTTCCTGCATTGCCGAGACCAATCAAAATGGTTTCCATGAATTTCTAATTCAAATTAGACGGAAACAATATCGAATTAAATGAATTGAAATTgtatagagagagaaaaagacGGACCCGGTGCCGACGGGTCCACCAATACCAACAGTGAAGGCTCTTTCATTGAAGTCTCTGTCGGAAAGAGGTGGAGCTCTTCTGCTGAAGTAGCCAGGTGAGTATATGGGTTCGTGAGAATGCGGTGCGAGTCCATCGTGGCTATGGTACACCCTCCCATCTTTTCCTACCCATGAATTACTACCTGAGTCGTGGTTGTGGTGGTGGTCATGGTCATGGTCATGGTGATGATCATGGCTATGCTCAACCCCTGAAGCCATAGTTGAATTCGATGCTGCAAATCTGCAATACTGAAACTGAAAAGTGGAGATTCTATTGTCTATACAGTAGAAATGTACAATACAAACTGGGGACAGTGGGGTGAATGACTGAATGTTATTGTGCACCCTGTTATGAGAAGGTGCACTGTGCAGCTTTTCTTAAAGCGCCCTCGGCCCTTCAATgctattattattagtttattagttattactgtttaaaataggaataaaaaatttggcctTATTATGCATCTGATGATCTGATCCAGGAATGTGGACCCAAAGCTCTTTTCTCAATGTGAAAACGTGACACTCCATAGTAATAAAACAAGAAACTTGATATCACATTTCAtaatgctttttatttttttgtattggaGTGCGACTGGTGTTTTATAATAATGTGGAtagttagtatattttttttatatggacaCTATAAATTTGATcgatttgtgttttttattttttttttaaaaaatttacaaatctgacctttatatttatactttaatattaaaaattttttaaaacatgtCCCATTTgaggattttgaattttttttttaatttttttactcaaAATTTATCCTCAGATTTTTATCCCTATTTAAAATTGACACTCAATTTTTTATTCTACCTAAAATCTGACCCTCAATTTTCTATCCTTATCCAAAATTTGAACCTCCCATttgtagtttttaattaaaaaaaataattatctccatatctataaaaaatatactaattttttataattatgcattatacACCTTTCTAATCCATTACCAATAAAATGAGCCCATTTCATAATCGTATTCGTGCCCGTGCAGGTGCATAAccaagaaataatttttttgttttttagaggtttgaaaaaaactattcaaatattttttttaaaactaacatTATCATTCCCTAAAAACTAGTTTCTTCTATAAAAAATTACGTAAATGCTACCGTGTTTAAAAAATagtgtttatttattaaaaaatattacaaaattaatatttaatttaaaaatataaaattaaataattttaaaaatttaaatttattataaaaaataaattagataaaatttaaatattaactcataaatattataaaattgaccaaaaatttattcttgaaaaaataaaaaaatattaaattaataaaaaattatagctCAAGTAgcatattttttctatttctatctaaagaataaatttattatttgtacTCATTAAAGATACATATACTGATAAATGtacccatataagaataaaacgacaattataaCCACAGAAGATGGCTTCCATGTGCCAAGAGTACCCAGACGTTGGTTACACAATTGGTCGATTAGGGTATTATTAGCACATATCGTTCTCAGCGTTTTCTGTAAATTGCagcacgtacgcgtcagtcacacgtcgCATCACTGGACTTTTTACATGGTCACGCATAGGCGTCggctacgcgtgcgcgtcgtatgtctgtcctagaaaatcctagaaaaccctaaaatacccttaaAAAACCGCCGCGTCTTCAAGAAAAGGGTCTCTTTGGAGCGATTGATGAACTGCCGTAAAACCTTTTAGCGGCGGTTTAAAATCGCAGCAAAGACAAGGATAAAAAGCAATAAGAGAGAAAGAATAGAGAAGTGTTAAGGCGAGCTTACTAACTATGACAGAGCGCGACAGAGCCTGAGGAGGCAACCAGAGCTTGAGAAAAGCTATCTTTTGTGGATACAAttatcgttttattcttatatgaatACGCGTTTATATCtttcatggatacaaatggtaatttattcccCGTCTAAAAATGTGGTGttcaaaaagaattgaaaagtgTGGTTATAATATTACTCGTAATAATGTGGAGTACGTGGCAGATTTGTAGCGCCTGATTTGCAAATTACAGAAGACGGGGAGTGACTAATGCATGTTTGTGAGTGGCAGCAGTGTCAATGGCTGCTCCTCTTTTTCTAAGATATCCAAATTTCCACACACTCCTTCTCAACTCTACTGCACCCAAATCTCTTTCACTTGTCAATTTCGCCAACATGGAAGCGAGTGAGATCACAGAGCAAGTGGAAGACAAAACACGTGAACAAGAGGATTTgaatgtgaagaagaagaagatctttgttgctggagccactggaagcacTGGGAAGAGGATCGTTGAGCAGTTGCTGAAAAAGGGTTTTTCTGTCAAGGCTGGGGTTAGAGACTTAGACAAGGCCAGGGCCTCACTTTCCTCTAACAACCCCTCTCTTCAATTTGTAagctttttttctatttctcagaaaatttaagaaatttaaaGTAACAGTATTTGATATAGGTACATGAATACATGACTAAAGATGATGTTTTGTGTATTATAGGGTGTAACACACTAAAACTAGTCTCTAGTTGAACCAATGTTCATATCAAGATCTTATAATTCAGTTCAATTTTTAGTCACAGTGGCCATTTAGGGTTAATGTACAACTATATTCACTGGTTAGGTAACTCAAATGTAGCTACACCACTAAGACTAGTTGTATCATGAGTCAATGAGTGAGTTTGTGTGCAGGTAAAAGCGGATGTCACAGAAGGTTCTGACAAGCTAGCTGAAGCAATTGGTGATGATTCGGATGCAGTAGTATGCGCCACGGGCTTTCGGCCAGGGTGGGATTTGCTTGCTCCATGGAAGGTTTGTCATTTTGATAATGTAGTAGTTGAATGAATAACCTTGTTGTTATATGTTAGTGCCCTTCACTTTTAGTATTAGCTTATATTGATTACTGGTCTCGATTTGGTCAAGTAGAAATTTTGATTATGTGAACTCAAGGTGATCATTGGTGCAAGCACATTCGTTAATTCTGAATCTATGATGCTAAAAGTTCTGGAGAAGCTGGTTCTGTATGTACTAGAAAGTGGGTACATTATACAACAAAGTTGTGATGTGTTTCCTTCAATCGTGTGAAAGTAGCTGGATTTAGTTTTTCCATGTATGTTTTCTGCACTTTGATTTCATGCTGTGCCTCTTGTTTTAGTAAAGTGACATGATATTGGATTCCCTTCTTTGAGTTGCAATGTATGTGGATTCCCACACTGCATCCATTGTTGGAAATATTATGACTGTTTGTCCCGTGTAAACAAGATGAGTTCATGAGAACAATAACTGAATTACAAAGTTAAATTCACCATTAAAGCAAAAGAAAATTGTAGGAAGGGTGGATTATGCAGTGCTGTCATATAACCAAAGTCCACGTTTTTTCAGGTTGACAATTTTGGCACAGTAAACCTAGTCGAAGCATGCAGGAAACGTAATGTTAACAGATTCATTCTTATCAGTTCCATCTTAGTCAATGGAGCAGCAATGGGACAGCTACTTAATCCAGCTTATATCTTTCTCAATGTTTTTGGACTCACCTTAGTAGCAAAACTACAAGCAGAACAATATATCAGGAAATCCGGCATAAATTACACGATAATTAGACCTGGTGGTTTGAAAAACGATCCTCCTTCTGGAAACGTTGTTATGGAACCAGAGGTATTGACTACACTTCTGACCTTCTATTGCATTTCCACAAGGTAATTTTAGTCTAGTTGTAGAACCATTTtgggaaaaaaaaagaattgattttcttTGTATCAGGATACTCTTTCTGAGGGTTCCATATCCAGAGATCAAGTTGCAGAGGTAGCTGTGGAGGCATTGGTTTATCCTGAGGCATCTTATAAAGTTGTGGAGATAGTGGCTCGCCCTGATGCTCCTAAGCGCTCGTATCATGATCTTTTTGGTTCCATATGACAGCAATGACTTCTCAATATTGCAGACTGGCGAATTAGTTTTGGGGTTCTTTTGCTTTCTTGTAACAAATATCATGTCTTACTGTCATCTCTTCCCACGTTTGTTGCTTCACCTAATTGGTGTGGAAGAATGATATGTGTATATATTtagacatatatttttttttactgtgTATGAGTTAAGGCGGAATCATTGATAAAGAATTCACTTTGAGTACTCTTTATCCAACATTTTCCAGATTTAGATTCTTAGGAGTTTCTTGAAGTAAATATTAGCATAGATGGGACACTTGACAGGTACATAATTTAAATGTCAAATCACAATATTTAGATGAAATACATGTTCCAACTCTCCTTACACAAAcctaatgaaaataaaagaatcaaAGCATGCCATTGTCTACTCTCTCAACCAACAGATTACCAGGTTTAGATGAACCAAGCAACTGCAAAAGCTGCAACACCAAGAGCAGCTTCAGCACTGTGATACACTCCTGCGCTTTCCATCGGTGTTGGGGGAATGGCAGCAACATCTTCAACTACACGCTCCGCCACCTCACAATGAGCACAAACCAGAAACAGCATAGCCATAACATAAATAGTGAAAACTACGGCAACCCTGAAAGCTTCCATCTTTTCAGTTAGCTCGCTCACTTGATCAAAGAACTTCAAGTGAAGTGATGCTAACTTGTCTTTCAAATAGTCGAGAtggaaaatgaaaatgcaaaactA
This genomic window contains:
- the LOC112734601 gene encoding probable small nuclear ribonucleoprotein F, producing the protein MATIPVNPKPFLNNLTGKQVIVKLKWGMEYKGYLVSVDSYMNLQLANTEEYIEGQFTGNLGEILIRCNNVLYLRGVPEDEEIDAAAED
- the LOC112734600 gene encoding urease accessory protein G, which codes for MASGVEHSHDHHHDHDHDHHHNHDSGSNSWVGKDGRVYHSHDGLAPHSHEPIYSPGYFSRRAPPLSDRDFNERAFTVGIGGPVGTGKTALMLALCEHLRDNYSLAAVTNDIFTKEDGEFLVKHKALPEERIRAVETGGCPHAAIREDISINLGPLEELSNLYKADILLCESGGDNLAANFSRELADYIIYIIDVSGGDKIPRKGGPGITQADLLVINKTDLAAAIGADLAVMEKDALRMRDGGPFVFAQVKHKVGVQDIVNHVLQAWERATGKKRH
- the LOC112734602 gene encoding uncharacterized protein At2g34460, chloroplastic: MAAPLFLRYPNFHTLLLNSTAPKSLSLVNFANMEASEITEQVEDKTREQEDLNVKKKKIFVAGATGSTGKRIVEQLLKKGFSVKAGVRDLDKARASLSSNNPSLQFVKADVTEGSDKLAEAIGDDSDAVVCATGFRPGWDLLAPWKVDNFGTVNLVEACRKRNVNRFILISSILVNGAAMGQLLNPAYIFLNVFGLTLVAKLQAEQYIRKSGINYTIIRPGGLKNDPPSGNVVMEPEDTLSEGSISRDQVAEVAVEALVYPEASYKVVEIVARPDAPKRSYHDLFGSI